The Bacteroidales bacterium genome includes a region encoding these proteins:
- a CDS encoding acyltransferase family protein: MNKQRLEIPDLLKGVAVMLMVQVHLTELFATPDFYASLAGKISLFLGGPPAAPAFMAVMGFFLARKAQPLLQQIKRGLLLLLLGFALNIGLNLHLLIKIVSGSYQLDPLRYIFGVDILFLAGISIVVVALLRPLLQKRWVLWLLLIPVSALANRWLPVYGGEAQWLRYLQAYFWGHYSWSFFPFFPWFSYVLTGYVFYLIYERFARFITIKFRRISGLVLLILIVSTFAYGFRVATLLEVYYHHSALFVAWTAAFILLWTLALALLNKLAGKTTLIKYLRWAGKNVTAFYVVQWLIIGNIATAIYRTQAGWTLPLWFIGVVGVSSLLILVYRAQGSKSKAQGTRQ, from the coding sequence ATGAACAAGCAACGACTCGAAATCCCTGATTTATTAAAAGGTGTGGCAGTGATGCTGATGGTGCAGGTGCACCTTACGGAGTTGTTTGCCACGCCTGATTTTTATGCAAGCCTTGCCGGCAAAATCTCACTGTTTTTGGGAGGACCACCGGCAGCGCCTGCATTTATGGCTGTGATGGGATTTTTCCTGGCGCGCAAAGCGCAGCCGCTGCTTCAACAGATTAAAAGAGGATTGCTGTTGCTGCTTTTGGGTTTCGCTCTCAACATAGGCTTGAACCTGCATTTGCTTATCAAAATCGTTTCGGGCAGTTATCAGCTCGACCCGTTGCGCTATATTTTTGGTGTCGATATTTTGTTTCTTGCCGGTATTTCTATCGTGGTGGTGGCCTTGCTGCGACCTTTGCTCCAAAAACGATGGGTGCTCTGGTTGTTGCTGATACCAGTGAGCGCCCTGGCAAATCGTTGGCTGCCGGTTTATGGTGGCGAAGCGCAATGGCTTCGTTATCTGCAGGCTTATTTTTGGGGACATTATTCCTGGTCTTTCTTTCCGTTTTTCCCATGGTTTTCCTATGTGCTGACGGGCTATGTTTTTTATCTGATTTATGAGCGATTTGCCCGCTTCATTACTATTAAATTCCGAAGAATTTCCGGTCTGGTTTTGCTGATACTGATCGTTTCCACCTTTGCGTATGGCTTTCGGGTGGCTACGTTACTCGAAGTGTATTATCATCACAGCGCTTTATTCGTTGCCTGGACGGCGGCCTTTATACTGCTCTGGACGCTGGCGTTGGCCTTGCTTAACAAGCTGGCCGGCAAAACCACTCTAATAAAATACCTGCGGTGGGCCGGAAAAAATGTCACGGCATTTTATGTGGTGCAGTGGCTCATCATCGGCAATATTGCCACAGCCATCTACCGAACTCAGGCAGGATGGACGCTACCGTTGTGGTTTATCGGAGTAGTTGGAGTTAGCAGCTTGTTGATTTTGGTTTACAGGGCGCAGGGCTCAAAGAGCAAGGCGCAGGGCACAAGGCAGTGA